From Streptomyces sp. NBC_01460, a single genomic window includes:
- the pstC gene encoding phosphate ABC transporter permease subunit PstC: protein MASTTPLDIPPAPPATRGRPKATGRAGDKIFLGLSRGSGILLLVLMASIAVFLSYRAVIAISKDEGNFLTTFDWNPAGDPPVFGIAVLLFGTVVSSIIAMVIAVPIAVGIALFISHYAPRKLAAPVAYVVDLLAAVPSIVYGIWGALVLVPYLEGLNLWLDQFFGWTYLFEKTEIGVARSLFTVGVLLAIMILPIVTSVSREVFLQVPKMNEEAALALGATRWEVIRLSVLPFGRSGIISASMLGLGRALGETMAVATVLSPSFLISLHVLNPGGGTFAQNIAAKFGEADAFGRDALIASGLVLFVLTLLVNGAARLIIARRKEYSGANA from the coding sequence ATGGCTTCCACCACACCGCTCGACATCCCACCGGCTCCGCCGGCCACGCGCGGCCGCCCCAAGGCCACCGGGCGCGCCGGCGACAAGATCTTCCTGGGCCTCTCGCGCGGCTCGGGCATCCTGCTGCTCGTGCTCATGGCGTCGATCGCCGTGTTCCTCAGCTACCGCGCCGTGATCGCGATATCGAAGGACGAGGGCAACTTCCTCACCACCTTCGACTGGAACCCGGCGGGTGACCCGCCGGTCTTCGGCATCGCGGTCCTGCTCTTCGGCACCGTCGTCAGCTCGATCATCGCGATGGTCATCGCGGTTCCGATCGCTGTCGGCATCGCCCTCTTCATCTCGCACTACGCGCCGCGCAAGCTGGCCGCCCCGGTCGCCTACGTGGTCGACCTCCTCGCCGCGGTGCCCAGCATCGTCTACGGCATCTGGGGCGCCCTGGTCCTCGTCCCGTACCTCGAGGGCCTGAACCTCTGGCTCGACCAGTTCTTCGGATGGACCTACCTCTTCGAGAAGACCGAGATCGGCGTCGCCCGCTCGCTCTTCACCGTCGGCGTCCTGCTCGCGATCATGATCCTGCCGATCGTGACCAGCGTCAGCCGCGAGGTCTTCCTCCAGGTCCCGAAGATGAACGAGGAAGCGGCGCTCGCCCTCGGGGCCACCCGCTGGGAGGTCATCCGCCTCTCGGTCCTGCCCTTCGGCCGCTCCGGGATCATCTCGGCCTCGATGCTGGGCCTCGGCCGGGCGCTCGGCGAGACGATGGCCGTCGCCACGGTGCTGTCGCCGAGCTTCCTCATCTCGCTGCACGTGCTCAATCCGGGCGGCGGGACCTTCGCCCAGAACATCGCGGCGAAGTTCGGCGAGGCCGACGCGTTCGGGCGTGACGCCCTGATCGCCTCTGGCCTCGTCCTCTTCGTCCTCACCCTGCTGGTCAACGGCGCGGCCCGGCTCATCATCGCCCGCCGCAAGGAGTACTCGGGGGCCAACGCATGA